Within Cystobacter ferrugineus, the genomic segment TGGAGCGCGTCGTGGCACGTCTGGCAATAGGACTCGGTGTGGCACGACAGGCACGTGCCCCGGTCCATCGACGCGCGGTTGCCGTGGTTGAACTCGTAGCGGGGGCCGTGGTCCAGGCCGAGGGGATCTCCCTGCATGGGGCGCAGGATGCCGGAGGGGAAGGTGAGCTGCAGTCGCCCCGAGGGCTGCTTCAGGTGGCAGGCGCCGCACTCCTTCGGGGCCTGGTGGCCGTCATGGCACTTGAGGCACGTGGCCATCTTCGGCAACTGCTGCCGGGTGGCGAGCTGCACGTCCGTCATGGCGCCATGGCACGTCGCGCAGTCCACCTTCTTCTGCACGTGAAGCTGGTGGTTGAAGTTCAGGTTGGCCGGGGGCGCGTCCAGCTTCGGCGGTGCCAGGTGCACCGTGGCGTCGAAGCCCGGATGGCACACGTTGCAGGCGGACGGGGGATCCGTCTTCGCGCCCTTTCTCGCCGCGTCGAGGTCGTGACACGTCTCGCACTCCTCGTGGCCCGGCAGGTTGCGATCCTTCACCGAGGCACTCGTCCGGGCGCTGTCATGGCACGTGGTGCACTCGGCCCCCGCCTCCAGGTGCTGCTTGTGATCGAAGCGCACGGGGATGCGTTGGGCCGGGTAGATGGCGAGGCTGCGCTCGTTCGCGGTGGCGGCCCAGGCGAGGCCGGCCACCACCAGGGACAGGGCGACGAGGCCCAGGACGATTCGGGACTGGCGCTCCATCTACAAGCTCGCCTTCAGATCGAAGAGGAAGAACACC encodes:
- a CDS encoding cytochrome c3 family protein yields the protein MERQSRIVLGLVALSLVVAGLAWAATANERSLAIYPAQRIPVRFDHKQHLEAGAECTTCHDSARTSASVKDRNLPGHEECETCHDLDAARKGAKTDPPSACNVCHPGFDATVHLAPPKLDAPPANLNFNHQLHVQKKVDCATCHGAMTDVQLATRQQLPKMATCLKCHDGHQAPKECGACHLKQPSGRLQLTFPSGILRPMQGDPLGLDHGPRYEFNHGNRASMDRGTCLSCHTESYCQTCHDALQKPLSVHPNDFITLHPIQARQDSTRCSSCHRAQSFCVACHERSGVGQNADRSLRARNVKVHPDYNSWVEVPGPQHHGVAASRDMQSCVSCHREESCLTCHSGMTGRQVNPHPDGFAAACKRVAASNDRACLKCHTESSLSQKGCR